The proteins below come from a single Malus sylvestris chromosome 3, drMalSylv7.2, whole genome shotgun sequence genomic window:
- the LOC126617125 gene encoding uncharacterized protein LOC126617125: METLGDSIVEVSRCVGNSVLSLFSTLKIFQKNIQTLKEELQKLSRRKYDITEEIDVSRLEGKHLPCQVIEWLERVEKIEHEVEGIEHEARLLLEAAPIDSPFGPGCMLDSNMRRKYQLSKTAAKKRHEVKKVTEELCSLPISAEYRKPTDIVVEHIPAPSLIGPSSCYSVCLPTQHDEKRIILRGVDLLHRDLEGLLSTASALGLFTCGGISSLSDIITNKSLCGLPNLKSLTISNCDCITTLLVSETTLRSTLPNLEHLTLSHLDNLATLLDTIVPRGCLKNLKTIQVVGCRLLKYLLSFAILRLVPNLEEIKVSDCRTMKQVITKTFPEMLPKLKTIEVRNMENLRTICSREAELSALERIVVSNCPRVVKLPFAARDAVTIKEITGDLNGWRTLKWKDRADKISLQQRFQACADTGVQPLED, encoded by the coding sequence ATGGAAACCTTGGGTGATTCCATCGTTGAAGTTAGTAGGTGTGTAGGCAACTCCGTGTTGTCACTGTTTTCCACCctgaaaattttccagaaaaacATCCAAACTTTGAAGGAGGAGCTGCAGAAGCTCTCTCGCAGAAAGTATGATATAACAGAAGAGATCGATGTATCAAGATTAGAAGGGAAACACCTCCCTTGCCAAGTTATAGAGTGGCTTGAAAGGGTTGAGAAGATTGAACATGAGGTGGAGGGGATTGAACATGAAGCCCGGCTACTTTTGGAGGCAGCTCCCATTGATTCTCCCTTTGGCCCGGGTTGTATGCTTGACTCTAATATGCGGCGCAAGTACCAACTTAGCAAAACTGCAGCAAAGAAGCGTCATGAGGTGAAAAAAGTCACCGAGGAGTTATGCAGTCTTCCAATATCTGCGGAATATAGGAAGCCAACTGATATAGTGGTTGAGCATATCCCGGCGCCTTCTCTTATTGGTCCAAGCAGCTGCTATTCAGTCTGTCTACCGACTCAGCATGATGAGAAAAGAATCATCCTTCGAGGGGTTGACCTCTTGCATCGAGACCTCGAGGGGCTATTGAGCACAGCAAGTGCCCTGGGCCTGTTCACATGCGGAGGTATAAGTAGTTTATCTGATATAATTACTAACAAGAGTTTGTGTGGCCTGCCAAACTTGAAGTCGCTCACCATATCAAATTGCGACTGCATAACTACATTGTTAGTCAGCGAAACAACTCTTCGGAGCACATTGCCAAATTTGGAGCACTTAACTCTGAGTCACCTGGATAACTTAGCAACCTTGTTGGACACGATAGTCCCCAGAGGATGCCTAAAAAATTTAAAGACCATCCAGGTGGTGGGATGTCGACTTCTCAAGTACCTCTTATCTTTTGCTATACTTCGACTGGTTCCAAACCTCGAAGAAATCAAGGTGAGTGACTGCAGAACGATGAAGCAGGTTATCACGAAAACTTTCCCTGAAATGCTtccaaagttgaaaaccatagAAGTCAGGAATATGGAAAACTTAAGGACTATCTGTTCAAGGGAAGCAGAACTGTCAGCTCTAGAGAGGATAGTGGTGAGCAACTGCCCCAGGGTGGTGAAGCTTCCCTTCGCAGCCCGTGATGCAGTGACTATTAAAGAGATTACAGGAGATTTAAACGGTTGGAGAACTCTTAAATGGAAAGATCGTGCAGACAAAATCAGTCTTCAGCAACGATTCCAAGCGTGCGCAGACACCGGGGTGCAGCCGCTGGAGGATTAA
- the LOC126615923 gene encoding disease resistance protein At4g27190-like: protein MISLTLLAELFDMVISVPVSNDLDIKEVQSRFAEKLKEYTIRIGPSSCDSIYLPTQHDEKRVILRGVGLLQRGLEGLLCTASSLDLFTCGGVSSLSDIITNKSLCGLPNLKSLTISNCDCITTLLVGETTLRSTLPNLEHGTLSHLDNLATLLDTIVPRGCLGNLKTIKVVGCRLLKNLISFAILRLVPNLEEIKVSECRRMKQVITKDFFETLPKLKTIEVRDMESLRTICSREAGLSALERIVVSNCPRVVKLPFAARDAVTIKEIRGDLKWWRSLKWQVHADKICLQQRFQACADTAVLPMED from the coding sequence ATGATCAGCTTGACACTTCTGGCAGAGTTATTTGATATGGTTATTTCGGTCCCTGTGTCAAATGACCTGGATATAAAAGAGGTTCAATCTCGATTTGCTGAGAAGTTGAAGGAGTACACCATACGGATTGGTCCAAGCAGCTGCGATTCAATCTATCTACCGACTCAGCATGATGAGAAAAGAGTCATCCTTCGAGGAGTTGGCCTATTGCAACGAGGCCTCGAGGGGCTATTGTGCACAGCAAGTTCCCTGGACCTGTTCACGTGCGGAGGTGTAAGTAGTTTATCTGATATAATTACTAACAAGAGTTTGTGTGGCCTGCCAAACTTGAAGTCGCTCACCATATCAAATTGTGACTGCATAACTACATTGTTAGTCGGCGAAACAACTCTTCGGAGCACATTGCCAAATTTGGAGCACGGAACTCTGAGTCACCTGGATAACTTAGCAACCTTGTTGGACACGATAGTCCCCAGAGGATGCCTTGGAAATTTAAAGACCATCAAGGTGGTGGGATGTCGACTTCTAAAGAACCTCATATCTTTTGCTATACTTCGACTGGTTCCAAACCTCGAAGAAATCAAGGTGAGTGAGTGCAGGAGGATGAAGCAGGTTATCACGAAAGATTTCTTTGAAACGCTtccaaagttgaaaaccattgaAGTCAGGGATATGGAAAGCTTAAGGACTATCTGTTCAAGGGAAGCAGGACTGTCAGCTCTAGAGAGGATAGTGGTGAGCAACTGCCCCAGGGTGGTGAAGCTTCCCTTCGCAGCCCGTGATGCAGTGACTATTAAAGAGATCAGAGGAGATTTAAAGTGGTGGAGAAGTCTTAAATGGCAAGTTCATGCAGATAAGATTTGTCTTCAGCAACGATTTCAAGCATGCGCAGACACCGCAGTGCTGCCGATGGAGGATTAA